GAGACCATCATTGGCGCCAACGAGCTCTATGACGTCTGCAAGTTCACCGTCAGCGGAACCACTCTCCCCGCTCCCATTGCCAGTTCTCAAGCCAATGGAAAGGCTTATCTCATAGGCTATTCAGTGGCTAAAGCCGACGTGAAGCCCTTCAAGATAGGCAGTGTGGAAAAGTTCATGAACAAATATAACTACTATATTTTCACCCAAGATACCGCCGAAAACATGGCCAGCTGTCCGTTTGTCAACGACCGTGCACAGGTTATCGGACTCCTCCAGCATGGCAAGAATGGCGAAGTATATGCCACCGATGCCCAATTGGCCAACGACATCAAGGCAAATGCTTTCTCTGTCAACGACCCCGTATTGCGCACCTGCGCTATCCGCACGGCACTGCCCGAGAAACAGGAAGAAGCCTTGCTCACCATGATGATGACAGGCGAGACGGTAGACTCTCTGAAACGACAAGCCTACATCGACGACTTCATCAAACGTTTCCCCACAGCCACTGAAGGCTACACCAACAAAGCCATAAGCTATGTGGATGCAGGCAAATATGCAGAAGCCGACAAGATGATGCAGACTGCCATTGAACGTGCCACCAAGAAAGACGAGGCACACTCTGAATACGCCAAGGTCATCCTGCAAAAGCAAATCTATCATGCCGACAGTCCCTATCCTGCATGGACACTCGACAAAGCCCTTGAAGAGGCACGAAAAGCCGAGGCCCTCAATCCGCTCGACGTCTATCGGCATCAACAGGCACAGATTATCTATTCACAAGGACAATATCAGCAAGCCTACGACCGTTTTATGGCACTCACCAAAAGCCCTATCCGCAATGGCGAGTTCTTCTATGAGGCCGCCCAATGCAAGACCATGCTCAAGGCTCCGCAAACCGAAATCATGGCCCTGCTCGACAGTGCGGTAGCTGCCTGTCCCCAACCGCTCACATCCGTGGCTGCCCCCTATGTGCTGGCACGCGGCATGGCCCTTGATGCCCAGGAAAACTACCGACTTGCCCTGAAAGACTACAATCTCTACGACTCACTCATGCAGGGACGCCCACTTGCCTCCAACTTCTATTACATGCGCTATAAGTGCGAGACCAAGACCCGCCAGTATCTTCAAGCTCTCAACGACATCGCCCGCGCTATCATCATGACCCCCGACGAGCCAACCTACTATGCAGAAATGGCATCGCTCAGTCTTCGGGTAAAGCGCCTTGAAGATGCCGAGAAAGCCGCACAACGCTGTACAGAGCTTGCCCCCGAATATGCCGACGGCCACCTGCTTCTCGGCATTTCCCAACTCGAACTTGGCAAGAAAGAAACAGCCCGTTTATCATTGCTGAAGGCCAAAGAATTGGGTGACAAACGGGCCGATGAGTATCTTAAACGAATCAAATAGAGGGCCTCAAACAAAGAGCATAAAACAGGAAAGTATCAAATAGCATGCAAGCCCGCCTCCTTCCATGGAGGTGGTTTTTCATTCTATCTCCACCTCCACACGCTCCCCTCTTCCCAAAGCCTCCGTCATCTTTTGCATCAGCAAATGCAGGGCAGTTCGAGAGTTCATCAATTCTCCCACCCTGCGGTTCCACCCCACAAGAATGCAACCTGAGGTGTCAGCGGGCCTATTTCCTGCATGAATGCGGATACCCTTAAATCCACGCACACCATAGACCAGTGGAAGCCAGCAACCAAAACGCGGGCTCTTGGTGATCAGCACCCGATAGCATCCCATGGGGATAGCCACCCTGCCACGTGCTTTTGCCAACTGAATATCACGGAGCGGTGTTTCCTTGGTCAATCCGCAATCAGCAGGTTCCAGCGTGTCACAAAAATATTGTCCGCCGACATAGAGATGTCCGATAG
The nucleotide sequence above comes from Segatella oris. Encoded proteins:
- a CDS encoding tetratricopeptide repeat protein, whose protein sequence is MKKSIIIILTFAFSLGMFAQSASMQKTAKSVFTLTTFNKDGSLRASSHGVFVSSDGQAISTWAPFAGADHAIVIDANGKQHNVETIIGANELYDVCKFTVSGTTLPAPIASSQANGKAYLIGYSVAKADVKPFKIGSVEKFMNKYNYYIFTQDTAENMASCPFVNDRAQVIGLLQHGKNGEVYATDAQLANDIKANAFSVNDPVLRTCAIRTALPEKQEEALLTMMMTGETVDSLKRQAYIDDFIKRFPTATEGYTNKAISYVDAGKYAEADKMMQTAIERATKKDEAHSEYAKVILQKQIYHADSPYPAWTLDKALEEARKAEALNPLDVYRHQQAQIIYSQGQYQQAYDRFMALTKSPIRNGEFFYEAAQCKTMLKAPQTEIMALLDSAVAACPQPLTSVAAPYVLARGMALDAQENYRLALKDYNLYDSLMQGRPLASNFYYMRYKCETKTRQYLQALNDIARAIIMTPDEPTYYAEMASLSLRVKRLEDAEKAAQRCTELAPEYADGHLLLGISQLELGKKETARLSLLKAKELGDKRADEYLKRIK
- a CDS encoding DUF5675 family protein, whose protein sequence is MKINIKRIARKTDYTIGHLYVGGQYFCDTLEPADCGLTKETPLRDIQLAKARGRVAIPMGCYRVLITKSPRFGCWLPLVYGVRGFKGIRIHAGNRPADTSGCILVGWNRRVGELMNSRTALHLLMQKMTEALGRGERVEVEIE